The Cherax quadricarinatus isolate ZL_2023a chromosome 78, ASM3850222v1, whole genome shotgun sequence genome contains a region encoding:
- the LOC138855021 gene encoding neprilysin-1-like yields the protein MDQTADPCNDFFQYACGMWNKKHIIPEDRASINTFEVMADQLQKILRGLLEMPVSPVEGDATKKAKLFYSACMNTSQIEATGDGPLSEVLVSLGGWPVTTPNWTVPNFSVETLIGRLRGDLNQGILIDQWVGPDDKNSSVNVIQLDQMVLGLSSRDYFLRTNSSRPALDAYLKFMTDVAELLGADREAARKELDDVLALETRFANATLPEADRHDTGSTYVKLSLAQLQEEVPEFAWSDYLSAFLKEKLTPEEPIVVYSMPYLKCLAKIMVETDKRVLWNYVLWRLILDMTPHLSRAYRASRHEFQKVLLGIQSDRNRWNLCIDWTNKRLGMAVGALFIKENFNPESKETALEMIHTLRSAFSDLLEENDWMDDETRAVAREKANAMNEKIGYPEMLTKPDELAKEYQNLTIVENQHLQNVFNWLKYDANKNLGRLREDVNKAKWSTAPAVLNAFYNPNFNDIVFPAGILQPLFYSQHLPKSLNYGGIGVVIGHEMTHGFDDKGRQFDKEGNLKQWWNNRTIQAFRDRAQCIIDQYAGYKVEQVNQYINGRMTQGENIADNGGIKQAYRAYRQWVKRNGEEKLLPGMQLNHDQLFFLNYARIWCGTMRPEDALSKIRSSVHSLGPIRVLGPLSNSEDFARSYNCPVGSRMNPKKKCSVW from the exons ATGGATCAGACTGCAGACCCGTGTAATGACTTCTTCCAGTACGCCTGTGGCATGTGGAACAAGAAGCACATCATCCCTGAAGACCGAGCCTCTATCAACACCTTCGAGGTCATGGCTGACCAGCTCCAGAAGATCCTCAGAG GGTTGTTAGAGATGCCGGTGAGTCCTGTGGAGGGTGACGCCACCAAGAAAGCCAAGCTCTTCTACTCTGCTTGCATGAATACCA GCCAGATCGAGGCAACGGGAGACGGTCCCTTATCTGAGGTTCTGGTCTCCCTGGGAGGCTGGCCGGTGACGACGCCGAACTGGACGGTGCCAAACTTCTCCGTGGAGACCCTGATTGGGAGGCTTCGTGGAGATCTCAACCAAGGCATCCTAATCGACCAGTGGGTGGGACCCGACGACAAGAATTCCTCCGTCAACGTCATACAG CTAGACCAGATGGTACTGGGACTGTCCAGCCGAGACTACTTTCTGAGGACCAATTCGTCGCGCCCCGCCCTCGACGCATACCTCAA GTTCATGACAGACGTGGCAGAGCTCCTGGGAGCAGACCGTGAAGCAGCACGCAAAGAACTTGACGATGTTTTGGCTCTTGAAACACGCTTCGCTAAC GCGACGCTGCCGGAAGCAGACCGCCACGACACCGGAAGTACGTACGTCAAATTGAGTTTGGCGCAGTTGCAAGAAGAAGTGCCGGAGTTCGCGTGGTCGGACTACCTGTCAGCCTTCCTGAAGGAGAAACTCACGCCGGAGGAGCCCATTGTCGTGTACTCCATGCCTTACCTCAAGTGTCTCGCTAAGATCATGGTTGAGACTGACAAAAG AGTGTTGTGGAACTACGTGTTGTGGCGGCTGATTCTGGACATGACTCCCCACCTGAGCCGGGCCTACCGCGCCAGCAGACACGAGTTTCAGAAGGTGCTTCTGGGCATCCAGTCTGACAGGAACCGCTGGAATCTCTGCATCGACTGGACCAACAAGCGACTGGGTATGGCTGTAGGGGCACTCTTCATCAAAGAAAATTTCAATCCAGAAAGCAAG GAGACGGCGCTGGAGATGATCCACACCCTGAGGTCCGCCTTCTCCGACCTACTGGAGGAGAACGACTGGATGGATGACGAGACGAGAGCCGTAGCTCGCGAGAAGGCCAACGCTATGAACGAAAAGATAGGCTACCCGGAGATGCTAACCAAGCCAGATGAACTGGCCAAGGAATACCAGAAT CTGACCATCGTGGAGAACCAGCACTTACAGAATGTCTTCAACTGGCTGAAGTACGACGCCAACAAGAACTTGGGTCGCCTGCGGGAGGATGTCAACAAAGCCAAGTGGTCCACCGCACCGGCTGTTCTCAACGCTTTCTACAACCCTAACTTTAATGATATAG TTTTCCCAGCGGGGATCCTGCAGCCACTCTTCTACTCTCAGCACCTTCCCAAGTCCCTCAACTATGGTGGCATTGGTGTTGTTATTGGACACGAGATGACCCACGGCTTCGACGACAAGGGTCGACAGTTTGACAAGGAGGGTAACCTCAAACAGTGGTGGAACAACCGTACCATTCAGGCTTTTAG AGATCGCGCCCAGTGCATCATCGACCAGTATGCGGGGTACAAGGTCGAGCAGGTCAACCAGTACATCAATGGTCGCATGACCCAAGGGGAAAATATTGCTGACAATGGTGGCATAAAACAGGCGTACAGG GCGTACCGACAGTGGGTGAAGAGGAACGGAGAGGAAAAGTTGCTGCCGGGAATGCAACTTAACCACGACCAACTCTTCTTCCTCAACTACGCTAGGATCTGGTGCGGCACCATGCGCCCAGAAGACGCTCTTTCCAAGATCCGCTCCTCGGTGCACTCCCTAGGACCCATCAGAGTCCTGGGCCCCCTCTCAAACTCCGAGGACTTCGCGAGGTCCTACAACTGCCCTGTTGGAAGTAGGATGAACCCGAAGAAGAAGTGCTCAGTGTGGTGA